GAAAGCGGGTGCGGCAAATCCACGCTCGGGCGCATCGTCGCGGGTATCCTGCCGCAGACGCAAGGCGAAGTACTCTATCGCGGTCAACCGCTTTCGGCGCTGTCCGGGCAGGCGCGCGTGAAGGCCGCCCTTGCCGTGCAGATGATCTTTCAGGACCCGTACGCCTCGCTCAATCCGCGCATGCGGGTGGCCGACATCATCGGCGAGGCGCCGCTCTATCACGGCCTCACCGACAAAGCGGGCGAGGTGGCCTATCTCGACGAGACGATGCGCCGCGTGGGCCTCGATCCGGCCTACAAGAAGCGCTATCCGCATCAATTCTCGGGCGGCCAGCGCCAGCGCATCGGCATTGCGCGCGCCCTTGCGGTCAAGCCCGAATTCGTCGTGTGCGACGAGTCCGTGGCCGCGCTCGACGTGTCGATCCAAGCGCAGATCCTCAATCTGTTCATGGAACTGCGCGCCGCCCTCAATCTCACGTATCTCTTCATCAGCCACGACCTCGGCGTGGTGCGCCATCTCTCGGACCGCGTCGTGATCATGTATCTGGGCCGCGTGGTCGAAGAGGGGGCTACGGACGACCTTTTCGCCAACCCCAACCACCCCTACACGATCGCGTTGCTGGGCGAGATCCCGCGCCTCGATACGCGCAAGCGCGTGTTCGTGCCGGTCAAAGGCGAAATTCCCTCGCCGCTCAACCCGCCGGGCGGCTGCCATTTCCATCCGCGCTGCCCGCACGCAATGCCGCGCTGC
Above is a genomic segment from Magnetospirillum sp. containing:
- a CDS encoding ABC transporter ATP-binding protein, coding for MATPIVELKDVSKRFVKSLDMAGKLAAKLGANVREETVHAVDRVSLSVAEGEVVGLVGESGCGKSTLGRIVAGILPQTQGEVLYRGQPLSALSGQARVKAALAVQMIFQDPYASLNPRMRVADIIGEAPLYHGLTDKAGEVAYLDETMRRVGLDPAYKKRYPHQFSGGQRQRIGIARALAVKPEFVVCDESVAALDVSIQAQILNLFMELRAALNLTYLFISHDLGVVRHLSDRVVIMYLGRVVEEGATDDLFANPNHPYTIALLGEIPRLDTRKRVFVPVKGEIPSPLNPPGGCHFHPRCPHAMPRCSVEAPILREIAPGRRSACHLNDAS